The following are encoded together in the Oncorhynchus nerka isolate Pitt River linkage group LG25, Oner_Uvic_2.0, whole genome shotgun sequence genome:
- the LOC115109414 gene encoding tropomyosin alpha-1 chain-like isoform X8 — protein MDAIKKKMQMLKLDKENALDRAEGAEGDKKAAEDKSKQLEDDVVALQKKLKGTEDELDKYSESLKDAQEKLELAEKKATDAEADVASLNRRIQLVEEELDRAQERLTTALTKLEEAEKAADESERGMKVIENRASKDEEKMELQEIQLKEAKHIAEEADRKYEEVARKLVIIESDLERTEERAELSEGRIRRSEDELRVLEQSLKSLTASEAKYSHKEDKYEEEMKVLTDKLKEAETRAEFAERSVTKLEKTIDDLEDELYAQKLKHKAISEELDHALNDMTSM, from the exons ATGGATGCCATCAAGAAGAAGATGCAGATGCTTAAGCTCGACAAGGAGAATGCTTTGGACAGAGCTGAGGGAGCCGAGGGAGACAAGAAGGCAGCAGAGGACAAGAGCAAACAG CTCGAGGATGACGTGGTAGCTCTGCAGAAGAAGCTGAAGGGAACAGAGGATGAGTTGGACAAGTACTCTGAGTCTCTTAAGGATGCACAGGAGAAACTTGAGCTGGCTGAGAAGAAAGCCACTGAT GCTGAGGCCGATGTCGCTTCCCTTAACAGACGTATCCAGCTGGTTGAGGAGGAGTTGGATCGTGCTCAGGAGCGTCTGACAACTGCCCTGACCAAGCTGGAGGAGGCTGAGAAGGCAGCTGATGAGTCTGAGAG AGGCATGAAGGTCATTGAGAACAGAGCCTCCAAGGATGAGGAGAAGATGGAGCTGCAGGAGATCCAGCTGAAGGAGGCCAAGCACATCGCCGAGGAGGCTGACCGCAAATATGAGGAG GTTGCCCGTAAGCTGGTCATCATTGAGAGTGATCTGGAGCGTACAGAGGAGCGCGCTGAACTTTCAGAAGG ACGGATTCGAAGATCGGAGGACGAGCTAAGAGTTTTGGAACAAAGCTTAAAATCACTTACAGCTTCCGAAGCAAAG TACTCACATAAGGAGGACAAgtatgaggaggagatgaaggtCCTCACCGACAAGCTGAAGGAG GCTGAGACACGTGCTGAGTTCGCTGAGAGATCAGTAACCAAGCTTGAGAAGACCATTGACGACTTGGAAG ATGAGTTGTATGCCCAGAAACTGAAGCACAAGGCCATCAGTGAGGAGCTGGACCACGCCCTCAATGACATGACTTCCATGTAA
- the LOC115109414 gene encoding tropomyosin alpha-1 chain-like isoform X6, with product MDAIKKKMQMLKLDKENALDRAEGAEGDKKAAEDKSKQLEDEISELEKKLRITEDERDKVLDEFQAAEEKLLSAEEVATKAEADVASLNRRIQLVEEELDRAQERLTTALTKLEEAEKAADESERGMKVIENRASKDEEKMELQEIQLKEAKHIAEEADRKYEEVARKLVIIESDLERTEERAELSEGRIRRSEDELRVLEQSLKSLTASEAKYSHKEDKYEEEMKVLTDKLKEAETRAEFAERSVTKLEKTIDDLEDELYAQKLKHKAISEELDHALNDMTSM from the exons ATGGATGCCATCAAGAAGAAGATGCAGATGCTTAAGCTCGACAAGGAGAATGCTTTGGACAGAGCTGAGGGAGCCGAGGGAGACAAGAAGGCAGCAGAGGACAAGAGCAAACAG TTAGAGGATGAAATAAGTGAGTTGGAAAAGAAATTGCGGATCACCGAAGATGAGAGAGATAAAGTGCTTGATGAATTCCAAGCCGCCGAGGAAAAATTGCTGAGCGCGGAGGAGGTGGCCACCAAG GCTGAGGCCGATGTCGCTTCCCTTAACAGACGTATCCAGCTGGTTGAGGAGGAGTTGGATCGTGCTCAGGAGCGTCTGACAACTGCCCTGACCAAGCTGGAGGAGGCTGAGAAGGCAGCTGATGAGTCTGAGAG AGGCATGAAGGTCATTGAGAACAGAGCCTCCAAGGATGAGGAGAAGATGGAGCTGCAGGAGATCCAGCTGAAGGAGGCCAAGCACATCGCCGAGGAGGCTGACCGCAAATATGAGGAG GTTGCCCGTAAGCTGGTCATCATTGAGAGTGATCTGGAGCGTACAGAGGAGCGCGCTGAACTTTCAGAAGG ACGGATTCGAAGATCGGAGGACGAGCTAAGAGTTTTGGAACAAAGCTTAAAATCACTTACAGCTTCCGAAGCAAAG TACTCACATAAGGAGGACAAgtatgaggaggagatgaaggtCCTCACCGACAAGCTGAAGGAG GCTGAGACACGTGCTGAGTTCGCTGAGAGATCAGTAACCAAGCTTGAGAAGACCATTGACGACTTGGAAG ATGAGTTGTATGCCCAGAAACTGAAGCACAAGGCCATCAGTGAGGAGCTGGACCACGCCCTCAATGACATGACTTCCATGTAA
- the LOC115109414 gene encoding tropomyosin alpha-1 chain-like isoform X4, with product MDAIKKKMQMLKLDKENALDRAEGAEGDKKAAEDKSKQLEDEISELEKKLRITEDERDKVLDEFQAAEEKLLSAEEVATKAEADVASLNRRIQLVEEELDRAQERLTTALTKLEEAEKAADESERGMKVIENRASKDEEKMELQEIQLKEAKHIAEEADRKYEEVARKLVIIESDLERTEERAELSEGRIRRSEDELRVLEQSLKSLTASEAKYSHKEDKYEEEMKVLTDKLKEAETRAEFAERSVTKLEKTIDDLEEKLAHAKEENLDMHQMLDQTLMELNNM from the exons ATGGATGCCATCAAGAAGAAGATGCAGATGCTTAAGCTCGACAAGGAGAATGCTTTGGACAGAGCTGAGGGAGCCGAGGGAGACAAGAAGGCAGCAGAGGACAAGAGCAAACAG TTAGAGGATGAAATAAGTGAGTTGGAAAAGAAATTGCGGATCACCGAAGATGAGAGAGATAAAGTGCTTGATGAATTCCAAGCCGCCGAGGAAAAATTGCTGAGCGCGGAGGAGGTGGCCACCAAG GCTGAGGCCGATGTCGCTTCCCTTAACAGACGTATCCAGCTGGTTGAGGAGGAGTTGGATCGTGCTCAGGAGCGTCTGACAACTGCCCTGACCAAGCTGGAGGAGGCTGAGAAGGCAGCTGATGAGTCTGAGAG AGGCATGAAGGTCATTGAGAACAGAGCCTCCAAGGATGAGGAGAAGATGGAGCTGCAGGAGATCCAGCTGAAGGAGGCCAAGCACATCGCCGAGGAGGCTGACCGCAAATATGAGGAG GTTGCCCGTAAGCTGGTCATCATTGAGAGTGATCTGGAGCGTACAGAGGAGCGCGCTGAACTTTCAGAAGG ACGGATTCGAAGATCGGAGGACGAGCTAAGAGTTTTGGAACAAAGCTTAAAATCACTTACAGCTTCCGAAGCAAAG TACTCACATAAGGAGGACAAgtatgaggaggagatgaaggtCCTCACCGACAAGCTGAAGGAG GCTGAGACACGTGCTGAGTTCGCTGAGAGATCAGTAACCAAGCTTGAGAAGACCATTGACGACTTGGAAG
- the LOC115109414 gene encoding tropomyosin alpha-1 chain-like isoform X7 has translation MDAIKKKMQMLKLDKENALDRAEGAEGDKKAAEDKSKQLEDDVVALQKKLKGTEDELDKYSESLKDAQEKLELAEKKATDAEADVASLNRRIQLVEEELDRAQERLTTALTKLEEAEKAADESERGMKVIENRASKDEEKMELQEIQLKEAKHIAEEADRKYEEVARKLVIIESDLERTEERAELSEGRIRRSEDELRVLEQSLKSLTASEAKYSHKEDKYEEEMKVLTDKLKEAETRAEFAERSVTKLEKTIDDLEEKLAHAKEENLDMHQMLDQTLMELNNM, from the exons ATGGATGCCATCAAGAAGAAGATGCAGATGCTTAAGCTCGACAAGGAGAATGCTTTGGACAGAGCTGAGGGAGCCGAGGGAGACAAGAAGGCAGCAGAGGACAAGAGCAAACAG CTCGAGGATGACGTGGTAGCTCTGCAGAAGAAGCTGAAGGGAACAGAGGATGAGTTGGACAAGTACTCTGAGTCTCTTAAGGATGCACAGGAGAAACTTGAGCTGGCTGAGAAGAAAGCCACTGAT GCTGAGGCCGATGTCGCTTCCCTTAACAGACGTATCCAGCTGGTTGAGGAGGAGTTGGATCGTGCTCAGGAGCGTCTGACAACTGCCCTGACCAAGCTGGAGGAGGCTGAGAAGGCAGCTGATGAGTCTGAGAG AGGCATGAAGGTCATTGAGAACAGAGCCTCCAAGGATGAGGAGAAGATGGAGCTGCAGGAGATCCAGCTGAAGGAGGCCAAGCACATCGCCGAGGAGGCTGACCGCAAATATGAGGAG GTTGCCCGTAAGCTGGTCATCATTGAGAGTGATCTGGAGCGTACAGAGGAGCGCGCTGAACTTTCAGAAGG ACGGATTCGAAGATCGGAGGACGAGCTAAGAGTTTTGGAACAAAGCTTAAAATCACTTACAGCTTCCGAAGCAAAG TACTCACATAAGGAGGACAAgtatgaggaggagatgaaggtCCTCACCGACAAGCTGAAGGAG GCTGAGACACGTGCTGAGTTCGCTGAGAGATCAGTAACCAAGCTTGAGAAGACCATTGACGACTTGGAAG
- the LOC115109414 gene encoding tropomyosin alpha-1 chain-like isoform X2 encodes MDAIKKKMQMLKLDKENALDRAEGAEGDKKAAEDKSKQLEDEISELEKKLRITEDERDKVLDEFQAAEEKLLSAEEVATKAEADVASLNRRIQLVEEELDRAQERLTTALTKLEEAEKAADESERGMKVIENRASKDEEKMELQEIQLKEAKHIAEEADRKYEEVARKLVIIESDLERTEERAELSEGKCSELEEELKTVTNNLKSLEAQSEKYSHKEDKYEEEMKVLTDKLKEAETRAEFAERSVTKLEKTIDDLEDELYAQKLKHKAISEELDHALNDMTSM; translated from the exons ATGGATGCCATCAAGAAGAAGATGCAGATGCTTAAGCTCGACAAGGAGAATGCTTTGGACAGAGCTGAGGGAGCCGAGGGAGACAAGAAGGCAGCAGAGGACAAGAGCAAACAG TTAGAGGATGAAATAAGTGAGTTGGAAAAGAAATTGCGGATCACCGAAGATGAGAGAGATAAAGTGCTTGATGAATTCCAAGCCGCCGAGGAAAAATTGCTGAGCGCGGAGGAGGTGGCCACCAAG GCTGAGGCCGATGTCGCTTCCCTTAACAGACGTATCCAGCTGGTTGAGGAGGAGTTGGATCGTGCTCAGGAGCGTCTGACAACTGCCCTGACCAAGCTGGAGGAGGCTGAGAAGGCAGCTGATGAGTCTGAGAG AGGCATGAAGGTCATTGAGAACAGAGCCTCCAAGGATGAGGAGAAGATGGAGCTGCAGGAGATCCAGCTGAAGGAGGCCAAGCACATCGCCGAGGAGGCTGACCGCAAATATGAGGAG GTTGCCCGTAAGCTGGTCATCATTGAGAGTGATCTGGAGCGTACAGAGGAGCGCGCTGAACTTTCAGAAGG CAAATGCTCTGAGCTTGAAGAAGAGTTGAAAACTGTGACCAACAACCTGAAGTCACTGGAGGCCCAGTCTGAGAAG TACTCACATAAGGAGGACAAgtatgaggaggagatgaaggtCCTCACCGACAAGCTGAAGGAG GCTGAGACACGTGCTGAGTTCGCTGAGAGATCAGTAACCAAGCTTGAGAAGACCATTGACGACTTGGAAG ATGAGTTGTATGCCCAGAAACTGAAGCACAAGGCCATCAGTGAGGAGCTGGACCACGCCCTCAATGACATGACTTCCATGTAA
- the LOC115109414 gene encoding tropomyosin alpha-1 chain-like isoform X3, with the protein MDAIKKKMQMLKLDKENALDRAEGAEGDKKAAEDKSKQLEDDVVALQKKLKGTEDELDKYSESLKDAQEKLELAEKKATDAEADVASLNRRIQLVEEELDRAQERLTTALTKLEEAEKAADESERGMKVIENRASKDEEKMELQEIQLKEAKHIAEEADRKYEEVARKLVIIESDLERTEERAELSEGKCSELEEELKTVTNNLKSLEAQSEKYSHKEDKYEEEMKVLTDKLKEAETRAEFAERSVTKLEKTIDDLEEKLAHAKEENLDMHQMLDQTLMELNNM; encoded by the exons ATGGATGCCATCAAGAAGAAGATGCAGATGCTTAAGCTCGACAAGGAGAATGCTTTGGACAGAGCTGAGGGAGCCGAGGGAGACAAGAAGGCAGCAGAGGACAAGAGCAAACAG CTCGAGGATGACGTGGTAGCTCTGCAGAAGAAGCTGAAGGGAACAGAGGATGAGTTGGACAAGTACTCTGAGTCTCTTAAGGATGCACAGGAGAAACTTGAGCTGGCTGAGAAGAAAGCCACTGAT GCTGAGGCCGATGTCGCTTCCCTTAACAGACGTATCCAGCTGGTTGAGGAGGAGTTGGATCGTGCTCAGGAGCGTCTGACAACTGCCCTGACCAAGCTGGAGGAGGCTGAGAAGGCAGCTGATGAGTCTGAGAG AGGCATGAAGGTCATTGAGAACAGAGCCTCCAAGGATGAGGAGAAGATGGAGCTGCAGGAGATCCAGCTGAAGGAGGCCAAGCACATCGCCGAGGAGGCTGACCGCAAATATGAGGAG GTTGCCCGTAAGCTGGTCATCATTGAGAGTGATCTGGAGCGTACAGAGGAGCGCGCTGAACTTTCAGAAGG CAAATGCTCTGAGCTTGAAGAAGAGTTGAAAACTGTGACCAACAACCTGAAGTCACTGGAGGCCCAGTCTGAGAAG TACTCACATAAGGAGGACAAgtatgaggaggagatgaaggtCCTCACCGACAAGCTGAAGGAG GCTGAGACACGTGCTGAGTTCGCTGAGAGATCAGTAACCAAGCTTGAGAAGACCATTGACGACTTGGAAG
- the LOC115109414 gene encoding tropomyosin alpha-1 chain-like isoform X5: MDAIKKKMQMLKLDKENALDRAEGAEGDKKAAEDKSKQLEDDVVALQKKLKGTEDELDKYSESLKDAQEKLELAEKKATDAEADVASLNRRIQLVEEELDRAQERLTTALTKLEEAEKAADESERGMKVIENRASKDEEKMELQEIQLKEAKHIAEEADRKYEEVARKLVIIESDLERTEERAELSEGKCSELEEELKTVTNNLKSLEAQSEKYSHKEDKYEEEMKVLTDKLKEAETRAEFAERSVTKLEKTIDDLEDELYAQKLKHKAISEELDHALNDMTSM, translated from the exons ATGGATGCCATCAAGAAGAAGATGCAGATGCTTAAGCTCGACAAGGAGAATGCTTTGGACAGAGCTGAGGGAGCCGAGGGAGACAAGAAGGCAGCAGAGGACAAGAGCAAACAG CTCGAGGATGACGTGGTAGCTCTGCAGAAGAAGCTGAAGGGAACAGAGGATGAGTTGGACAAGTACTCTGAGTCTCTTAAGGATGCACAGGAGAAACTTGAGCTGGCTGAGAAGAAAGCCACTGAT GCTGAGGCCGATGTCGCTTCCCTTAACAGACGTATCCAGCTGGTTGAGGAGGAGTTGGATCGTGCTCAGGAGCGTCTGACAACTGCCCTGACCAAGCTGGAGGAGGCTGAGAAGGCAGCTGATGAGTCTGAGAG AGGCATGAAGGTCATTGAGAACAGAGCCTCCAAGGATGAGGAGAAGATGGAGCTGCAGGAGATCCAGCTGAAGGAGGCCAAGCACATCGCCGAGGAGGCTGACCGCAAATATGAGGAG GTTGCCCGTAAGCTGGTCATCATTGAGAGTGATCTGGAGCGTACAGAGGAGCGCGCTGAACTTTCAGAAGG CAAATGCTCTGAGCTTGAAGAAGAGTTGAAAACTGTGACCAACAACCTGAAGTCACTGGAGGCCCAGTCTGAGAAG TACTCACATAAGGAGGACAAgtatgaggaggagatgaaggtCCTCACCGACAAGCTGAAGGAG GCTGAGACACGTGCTGAGTTCGCTGAGAGATCAGTAACCAAGCTTGAGAAGACCATTGACGACTTGGAAG ATGAGTTGTATGCCCAGAAACTGAAGCACAAGGCCATCAGTGAGGAGCTGGACCACGCCCTCAATGACATGACTTCCATGTAA
- the LOC115109414 gene encoding tropomyosin alpha-1 chain-like isoform X1, translating to MDAIKKKMQMLKLDKENALDRAEGAEGDKKAAEDKSKQLEDEISELEKKLRITEDERDKVLDEFQAAEEKLLSAEEVATKAEADVASLNRRIQLVEEELDRAQERLTTALTKLEEAEKAADESERGMKVIENRASKDEEKMELQEIQLKEAKHIAEEADRKYEEVARKLVIIESDLERTEERAELSEGKCSELEEELKTVTNNLKSLEAQSEKYSHKEDKYEEEMKVLTDKLKEAETRAEFAERSVTKLEKTIDDLEEKLAHAKEENLDMHQMLDQTLMELNNM from the exons ATGGATGCCATCAAGAAGAAGATGCAGATGCTTAAGCTCGACAAGGAGAATGCTTTGGACAGAGCTGAGGGAGCCGAGGGAGACAAGAAGGCAGCAGAGGACAAGAGCAAACAG TTAGAGGATGAAATAAGTGAGTTGGAAAAGAAATTGCGGATCACCGAAGATGAGAGAGATAAAGTGCTTGATGAATTCCAAGCCGCCGAGGAAAAATTGCTGAGCGCGGAGGAGGTGGCCACCAAG GCTGAGGCCGATGTCGCTTCCCTTAACAGACGTATCCAGCTGGTTGAGGAGGAGTTGGATCGTGCTCAGGAGCGTCTGACAACTGCCCTGACCAAGCTGGAGGAGGCTGAGAAGGCAGCTGATGAGTCTGAGAG AGGCATGAAGGTCATTGAGAACAGAGCCTCCAAGGATGAGGAGAAGATGGAGCTGCAGGAGATCCAGCTGAAGGAGGCCAAGCACATCGCCGAGGAGGCTGACCGCAAATATGAGGAG GTTGCCCGTAAGCTGGTCATCATTGAGAGTGATCTGGAGCGTACAGAGGAGCGCGCTGAACTTTCAGAAGG CAAATGCTCTGAGCTTGAAGAAGAGTTGAAAACTGTGACCAACAACCTGAAGTCACTGGAGGCCCAGTCTGAGAAG TACTCACATAAGGAGGACAAgtatgaggaggagatgaaggtCCTCACCGACAAGCTGAAGGAG GCTGAGACACGTGCTGAGTTCGCTGAGAGATCAGTAACCAAGCTTGAGAAGACCATTGACGACTTGGAAG
- the LOC115109414 gene encoding tropomyosin alpha-1 chain-like isoform X10: MAGITSLEAVKRKIKTLQQQADGAEERTERLQRELGLERKARESAEADVASLNRRIQLVEEELDRAQERLTTALTKLEEAEKAADESERGMKVIENRASKDEEKMELQEIQLKEAKHIAEEADRKYEEVARKLVIIESDLERTEERAELSEGKCSELEEELKTVTNNLKSLEAQSEKYSHKEDKYEEEMKVLTDKLKEAETRAEFAERSVTKLEKTIDDLEDELYAQKLKHKAISEELDHALNDMTSM; encoded by the exons ATGGCAGGTATAACATCATTGGAAGCGGTTAAACGGAAAATAAAAACCTTGCAACAGCAGGCTGACGGTGCCGAAGAAAGAACTGAAAGACTACAGAGAGAATTGGGTTTGGAGAGGAAAGCCAGAGAATCA GCTGAGGCCGATGTCGCTTCCCTTAACAGACGTATCCAGCTGGTTGAGGAGGAGTTGGATCGTGCTCAGGAGCGTCTGACAACTGCCCTGACCAAGCTGGAGGAGGCTGAGAAGGCAGCTGATGAGTCTGAGAG AGGCATGAAGGTCATTGAGAACAGAGCCTCCAAGGATGAGGAGAAGATGGAGCTGCAGGAGATCCAGCTGAAGGAGGCCAAGCACATCGCCGAGGAGGCTGACCGCAAATATGAGGAG GTTGCCCGTAAGCTGGTCATCATTGAGAGTGATCTGGAGCGTACAGAGGAGCGCGCTGAACTTTCAGAAGG CAAATGCTCTGAGCTTGAAGAAGAGTTGAAAACTGTGACCAACAACCTGAAGTCACTGGAGGCCCAGTCTGAGAAG TACTCACATAAGGAGGACAAgtatgaggaggagatgaaggtCCTCACCGACAAGCTGAAGGAG GCTGAGACACGTGCTGAGTTCGCTGAGAGATCAGTAACCAAGCTTGAGAAGACCATTGACGACTTGGAAG ATGAGTTGTATGCCCAGAAACTGAAGCACAAGGCCATCAGTGAGGAGCTGGACCACGCCCTCAATGACATGACTTCCATGTAA
- the LOC115109414 gene encoding tropomyosin alpha-3 chain-like isoform X12 has protein sequence MAGITSLEAVKRKIKTLQQQADGAEERTERLQRELGLERKARESAEADVASLNRRIQLVEEELDRAQERLTTALTKLEEAEKAADESERGMKVIENRASKDEEKMELQEIQLKEAKHIAEEADRKYEEVARKLVIIESDLERTEERAELSEGRIRRSEDELRVLEQSLKSLTASEAKYSHKEDKYEEEMKVLTDKLKEAETRAEFAERSVTKLEKTIDDLEDELYAQKLKHKAISEELDHALNDMTSM, from the exons ATGGCAGGTATAACATCATTGGAAGCGGTTAAACGGAAAATAAAAACCTTGCAACAGCAGGCTGACGGTGCCGAAGAAAGAACTGAAAGACTACAGAGAGAATTGGGTTTGGAGAGGAAAGCCAGAGAATCA GCTGAGGCCGATGTCGCTTCCCTTAACAGACGTATCCAGCTGGTTGAGGAGGAGTTGGATCGTGCTCAGGAGCGTCTGACAACTGCCCTGACCAAGCTGGAGGAGGCTGAGAAGGCAGCTGATGAGTCTGAGAG AGGCATGAAGGTCATTGAGAACAGAGCCTCCAAGGATGAGGAGAAGATGGAGCTGCAGGAGATCCAGCTGAAGGAGGCCAAGCACATCGCCGAGGAGGCTGACCGCAAATATGAGGAG GTTGCCCGTAAGCTGGTCATCATTGAGAGTGATCTGGAGCGTACAGAGGAGCGCGCTGAACTTTCAGAAGG ACGGATTCGAAGATCGGAGGACGAGCTAAGAGTTTTGGAACAAAGCTTAAAATCACTTACAGCTTCCGAAGCAAAG TACTCACATAAGGAGGACAAgtatgaggaggagatgaaggtCCTCACCGACAAGCTGAAGGAG GCTGAGACACGTGCTGAGTTCGCTGAGAGATCAGTAACCAAGCTTGAGAAGACCATTGACGACTTGGAAG ATGAGTTGTATGCCCAGAAACTGAAGCACAAGGCCATCAGTGAGGAGCTGGACCACGCCCTCAATGACATGACTTCCATGTAA